ATTTTAAGTAATTTTGATATTACTCCACCTCAGTTTAACGCCCTTTTATTGTTATATGAATATGGTGATATGACCATTGGAGAACTGGGAAATAGAATGTACCTAGCTAGTAGTACTGCTACAGATCTTATAGACCGTATGGAGAGAAATGGACTAGTGGAGAGGGTAAGGGATGAAAAAGATAGAAGGGTAGTAAGGCTCCATATGACAGAAAAGGGACAGCAAATGATTTTAGAAGTTTTAGAAAGCAGAAAGAGATACCTTGACCGGTTATTGACCCATGTAAATATTGAAGACCAAGAAAAGTTAGTAAATTCCCTTTCTAAGATTTATGATTTAATGAAAGATGAA
This sequence is a window from Anaerobranca californiensis DSM 14826. Protein-coding genes within it:
- a CDS encoding MarR family winged helix-turn-helix transcriptional regulator, yielding MEDKRYSQYVEDIENLIRKVSFVIKCRGRDILSNFDITPPQFNALLLLYEYGDMTIGELGNRMYLASSTATDLIDRMERNGLVERVRDEKDRRVVRLHMTEKGQQMILEVLESRKRYLDRLLTHVNIEDQEKLVNSLSKIYDLMKDEYTHKL